One part of the Prunus persica cultivar Lovell chromosome G5, Prunus_persica_NCBIv2, whole genome shotgun sequence genome encodes these proteins:
- the LOC18776194 gene encoding methyltransferase-like protein 17, mitochondrial — protein MATTLLPETAQKVLTQETLRSAAKQSQRCLTTPVRLRRAIKKYLKEQEEPHMKRKVLRLSESFSQIKDVNSQLVTATSQQLVEDPLQSVDQSQRWKIKSSYGDIGLTYRDDETIAYVASRMPAVFSACHRVLKEVRRRLPEFSPARVLDFGAGTGSAFWALREVWPHSLEKVNLVEPSQSMQRAGQKLIQGQKDLPLIHSYDSIQSLTKSIKKSDREHDLVIASYVLGEIPSLKDRITVVRQLWDLTRDVLVLIEPGTPQGSNIISQMRSHILWMEKRKCRKSKDGADETTKDLVTQKNGAFIVAPCSHDGQCPLEKAEKYCHFVQRLERTSIQRTFKRSKGGQPLRGFEDEKFSFIAVRRGQRPQEPWPLDGLKFDTLKEQQAKRSPEDLEIDLEELNASQQADLIPFEEPDPVNYDSDVMESDVADENEEEEDERGHADLGGGWGRIIYMPVRRGKQVTMDVCRSTKRDGSEGQLQRVVVTKSKNPALHQQARKSIWGDLWPF, from the exons ATGGCGACCACCCTGCTCCCCGAGACTGCCCAAAAGGTCCTAACCCAAGAAACTCTCCGCTCCGCTGCCAAACAGTCCCAGCGCTGTCTCACAACCCCAGTCCGTCTCCGTCGAGCCATTAAAAAATACCTCAAAG AGCAGGAGGAGCCCCACATGAAGAGGAAGGTGCTGAGGCTATCGGAATCTTTCAGCCAAATTAAGGATGTGAATTCGCAGCTTGTTACAGCGACTTCACAACAGCTCGTTGAGGACCCTTTGCAGTCTGTGGACCAATCCCAGAGGTGGAAGATCAAGAGCTCTTATGGAGACATCGGCCTCACCTACAGAGACGACGAGACCATTGCTTATGTTGCTTCTAGAATGCCTGCTGTGTTTTCTGCTTGTCACAGAGTACTCAAGGAG GTTCGTAGAAGACTGCCTGAGTTTTCTCCTGCTAGAGTGTTGGATTTTGGTGCTGGCACGGGTTCAGCTTTCTG GGCACTACGTGAAGTCTGGCCACATTCCTTGGAGAAAGTTAATCTAGTGGAGCCATCACAATCAATGCAGCGTGCAGGGCAGAAGCTTATACAAG GTCAGAAGGACTTGCCACTTATTCATAGTTATGATAGCATCCAATCATTGACCAAAAGCATCAAAAAGTCAGACAGAGAGCATGACCTTGTAATTGCT TCCTATGTTCTTGGAGAGATACCGTCGCTCAAGGATCGAATTACTGTAGTACGCCAGCTCTGGGATCTGACACGGGATGTCCTG GTTTTAATTGAACCTGGAACACCACAAGGATCTAATATCATATCTCAGATGCGTTCACATATATTGTGGATGGAAAAAAGG AAATGCCGTAAATCTAAAGATGGAGCTGATGAAACTACCAAGGACTTGGTCACTCAAAAGAATGGTGCATTTATAGTTGCTCCG TGTTCTCATGATGGACAATGTCCGCTAGAGAAAGCTGAAAAGTATTGTCATTTTGTTCAGCGATTGGAGAGGACATCTATTCAGCGTACATTCAAG cGTTCCAAGGGTGGTCAGCCGTTACGTGGCTTTGAAGATGAGAAATTTAGCTTCATTGCTGTCAGACGAGGACAAAGACCACA GGAACCTTGGCCTCTTGATGGTCTGAAATTTGACACTTTGAAGGAGCAACAGGCTAAACGGAGCCCTGAAGATCTTGAAATTGACCTGG AGGAGCTAAATGCCTCGCAGCAAGCTGACCTCATTCCATTTGAAGAACCGGATCCAGTTAACTATGATTCTGATGTTATGGAATCTGATGTTGCTGATGAAaatgaagaggaggaagatgaaAGAGGTCATGCTGATCTTGGGGGTGGTTGGGGCAGGATTATCTATATGCCTGTACGAAGGGGCAAGCAGGTTACAATGGATGTTTGTCGATCAACCAAACGGGATGGTTCGGAAGGCCAGCTTCAGCGGGTGGTCGTGACAAAGAGTAAGAACCCTGCACTACATCAACAGGCCCGAAAGTCTATCTGGGGGGACTTATGGCCTTTCTGA
- the LOC18777320 gene encoding short-chain dehydrogenase TIC 32, chloroplastic: protein MLETVKYLLGSAGASGYGSRSTAEQVTESSPDLRHITAIITGATSGIGAETARVLAKRGARLVLPARSLKAAEDAKARIVSEFPDSEIIIMALDLSSLTSVRNFVSEFESLQLPLNLLINNAGKFAHEHAISEDGIEMTFATNYLGHFLLTKLLLNKMIGPAAATGVQGRIVNVSSAIHGWFSGDTIRYLGEISRSGSDYDETRAYALSKLANVLHTKELARRLKEMDANVTVNCVHPGIVRTRLTREREGLATDLAFLMASKLLKTIPQAAATTCYAATHPRLVDVSGKYFADCNETLPSKLGSNLSEAARLWSASEIMVSKSSTAIFDPSSQLEY, encoded by the exons ATGCTCGAGACCGTGAAGTACCTGCTCGGATCGGCCGGCGCTAGCGGCTACGGCTCAAGGAGCACAGCCGAGCAAGTCACCGAGAGCTCTCCCGATCTGCGCCACATCACCGCCATCATCACAG GTGCTACTTCAGGGATCGGAGCCGAGACGGCTCGTGTTTTAGCTAAGCGCGGGGCCAGGCTGGTTCTCCCGGCCCGGAGCCTCAAAGCGGCCGAGGACGCCAAGGCTCGGATCGTCTCGGAGTTTCCCGACTCGGAGATCATCATCATGGCGCTTGATCTtagctctctcacttctgtcAGGAACTTCGTCTCCGAGTTCGAGTCCCTTCAGCTGCCTCTTAATCTGCTCAT AAACAACGCCGGAAAGTTCGCGCACGAGCACGCGATTTCCGAAGACGGAATCGAAATGACCTTTGCGACTAATTATCTAG gTCATTTTCTGTTGACGAAGCTGCTGCTCAACAAAATGATCGGACCGGCGGCGGCTACAGGCGTTCAAGGCCGAATCGTGAACGTCTCGTCGGCGATTCACGGCTGGTTTTCGGGCGATACCATCCGATATCTCGGCGAGATCAGCCGAAGCGGAAG CGATTACGACGAGACACGTGCGTATGCGCTCTCGAAGCTGGCCAACGTCTTGCACACCAAGGAACTCGCTCGCAGACTCAAG GAAATGGACGCCAACGTGACCGTTAACTGTGTCCATCCAGGAATCGTTAGGACCCGCCTCACCCGAGAACGTGAAGGCCTTGCCACAG ATTTGGCGTTCCTCATGGCTTCTAAGCTCCTGAAAACAATACCCCAG GCTGCCGCGACAACATGTTATGCTGCGACACATCCAAGGCTGGTGGATGTGTCCGGGAAGTACTTCGCCGACTGCAACGAGACCTTGCCGTCGAAATTGGGGTCTAACCTAAGCGAAGCTGCTCGGTTATGGTCGGCCTCTGAAATCATGGTGTCCAAATCCTCCACTGCGATTTTTGATCCGAGCAGCCAATTGGAGTACTAA
- the LOC18776642 gene encoding probable trehalase produces MAGSLFPSHSHSSFSLFSSLLLSLLLPTMTFTTKASSACTSEPGPVKPTIPLVAFFDRLQETALATFGKTKFDPKFYVDLSLKFELSKTQTAFDQLPKSANGSASVKDLKEFIAEYFEDAGEDMVLAEPEDFVPEPEGFLPKVKNPEVRAWALEVHLLWKNLSRKVSDGVHKRPEFHTLLPLPQQCVIPGSRFREVYYWDSYWVIRGLLASKMYDTAKAIVSNLIYLIEEYGYVLNGARAYYTNRSQPPLLSAMVFEVYKRTGDVEFARKSLPALIKEHEFWNSGIHKVTVQDSQAQKHTLSRYYAMWNKPRPESSTIDKEFASNISNVYEKQHFYREVASAAESGWDFSTRWMRNHSDFTTLATTSILPVDLNAFILRMEHDIALLAKVTGDHNIAERFLKASEARHEAIKTVFWNAEKGQWLDYWLGNSTCNAEAQTWEACNQNQNVFASNFVPLWIEPFFSDASLVEKVTRSLQSSGLLCDAGIATSLTKSGEQWDFPNGWAPIQHMIVEGLARSGLKEAKLVAEDIAVRWIRTNYVAYKKTGTMHEKYDVEKCGAFGGGGEYIPQTGFGWSNGVVLAFLEEFGWPQDRRINC; encoded by the exons ATGGCGGGCTCTCTGTTCCCCAGCCATAGCCACTCTTCATtctcattattttcttctcttcttctctctcttttactgCCAACCATGACTTTCACAACAAAAGCCTCGTCAGCCTGCACTTCTGAACCAGGCCCTGTAAAACCCACAATTCCATTGGTCGCCTTCTTCGATCGGCTCCAAGAAACTGCGCTCGCCACTTTTGGAAAAACCAAGTTCGACCCAAAATTCTACGTCGATTTGTCGCTCAAGTTCGAGTTATCGAAGACTCAGACAGCCTTTGATCAGCTTCCAAAGTCTGCAAACGGGTCTGCATCAGTAAAGGATTTGAAGGAGTTCATAGCAGAGTATTTTGAGGATGCAGGGGAGGATATGGTGCTTGCTGAGCCAGAGGATTTTGTCCCAGAGCCGGAGGGGTTCTTGCCCAAGGTGAAGAACCCAGAAGTGAGGGCTTGGGCTTTGGAGGTGCATTTGCTTTGGAAGAATTTGAGCCGCAAAGTCTCTGACGGGGTCCACAAGAGGCCTGAGTTCCATACTCTTCTTCCTCTGCCTCAGCAGTGTGTAATTCCGGGTTCAAGGTTCAGAGAAGTTTATTACTGGGATTCTTATTGGGTAATTAG GGGCCTGCTTGCAAGTAAAATGTATGACACAGCTAAAGCAATTGTGTCTAATCTCATTTACTTGATAGAAGAATATGGATATGTCCTTAATGGTGCAAGGGCCTATTACACTAACAGGAG CCAGCCACCCCTTTTGAGTGCAATGGTTTTCGAAGTATACAAGAGGACAGGCGATGTCGAATTCGCTAGAAAGTCTCTCCCTGCACTCATCAAGGAACATGAATTCTGGAATTCAG GTATTCATAAGGTAACTGTTCAAGATTCTCAAGCTCAGAAACACACTCTAAGTCGATATTATGCAATGTGGAACAAACCCAGGCCTGAATCTTCAACCATT GACAAGGAATTTGCTTCGAACATCTCGAATGTTTATGAGAAACAGCATTTTTACCGGGAAGTGGCTTCAGCTGCTGAGTCTGGATGGGATTTTAGTACAAGATGGATGAG GAACCACTCAGATTTTACAACATTGGCCACCACATCAATTTTACCTGTTGATTTAAATGCATTCATACTAAGG ATGGAACATGACATTGCCTTACTTGCAAAAGTTACAGGAGATCACAACATTGCTGAGCGCTTTCTCAAAGCTTCTGAAGCAAGACATGAGGCCATAAAAACTGTTTTCTGGAACGCAGAGAAGGGACAATGGCTTGATTATTGGCTCGGCAATAGCACATGCAATGCG GAAGCTCAAACGTGGGAAGCTTGTAACCAAAATCAGAATGTATTTGCGTCAAACTTCGTCCCTTTGTGGATTGAGCCGTTTTTCTCAG ATGCTTCTCTGGTAGAGAAAGTTACAAGAAGTCTTCAAAGCTCAGGACTGCTTTGTGATGCCGGTATCGCAACATCCTTGACAAAGTCAGGAGAACAATG ggaCTTTCCAAATGGCTGGGCTCCAATCCAACACATGATAGTTGAAGGCCTGGCAAGGTCTGGTTTGAAGGAAGCAAAGTTAGTGGCAGAAGACATTGCTGTGAGGTGGATCAGAACCAACTATGTTGCCTACAAGAAAACAGGCACCatgcatgaaaaatatgatgtgGAAAAGTGTGGAGCAtttggaggtggtggtgaatATATTCCCCAG ACTGGTTTTGGGTGGTCAAATGGAGTTGTATTGGCATTCTTGGAGGAGTTTGGATGGCCTCAAGACAGAAGGATAAATTGCTGA
- the LOC18776882 gene encoding uncharacterized protein LOC18776882 has translation MGSYSEEREDQFYDTREDLSSVSDWGSDGCDEFSSSTSGFLRYDEVWAKNLDSVHERRHKFLQWMGLDLDRNLIMEEEAGDDCAEKIEMSIDRIKEDSCVVLRTSGLEEASCSSQSTASALSNEARESLGNGALDENFGCAVRTLNQRMDIIVNELGQDGRLCRLGQVGLNQLVSVGEIHTNHAPGPSPSIQQLLQREVDNARFFLDAKKKVKRGWLRKLGIGMCVVDKHEAALSPISLKSASGTGMRRVRVYPSKKGTKELSSLYAGQDFPAHEGTILSMKFSLDGKYLASAGEDGVVRVWKVIEDEGFNKFDISGDPSSLYFKTNPFSKLDSPNVDKDKAQRLRSSDSTCVIFPPKIFRLLEKPVHEFRGHSREVLDLSWSKKGFLLSSSVDKTVRLWQVGCDRCLRVFSHNNYVTCVNFNPLDDNYFISGSIDGKVRIWEVIRCLVVDYIDVREIVTAVSYRPDGKGGIVGFVTGNCCFYNIIDNHLELDAPISIQGKKKSPGKRITGFQFSPSNPSQVMVTSADSVVRVIYGFDVVCKFRGLRNGGNHMLASFTSDGTHIVSASEDSNVRIWNYNSQDMTSSRPRNIWSCESFVSHKSMIAIPWNGVNIIPGTLPSPRFTGDMPGSCLDNQLKHLSFDEKVEQKMHLSSPDCFSLGRGFLLEALPKGTATWPEEKLVNSSPVAVSPTMCRSDYKFLRSACQSMSGPNLWGLVIVTAGWDGRIRTYHNYGTPIRR, from the exons ATGGGGAGTTATAGTGAAGAGCGTGAGGATCAATTTTATGATACCCGTGAGGACCTGTCTTCTGTTTCGGATTGGGGTTCAGATGGTTGTGATGAATTTAGTTCTAGTACTTCAGGTTTCTTGAGGTATGATGAGGTTTGGGCTAAGAACCTGGATAGTGTTCATGAGCGCCGCCATAAGTTCCTGCAATGGATGGGTTTAGATTTGGATCGGAATTTAATcatggaagaagaagcaggAGATGACTGTgctgaaaaaattgaaatgagtATTGATAGAATAAAAGAAGATAGCTGTGTGGTGTTGAGAACTTCGGGATTGGAAGAGGCGTCTTGCTCAAGCCAGTCCACAGCATCTGCTCTGTCAAATGAAGCTCGGGAGTCACTAGGAAATGGTGCTTTGGATGAGAATTTTGGATGTGCAGTGAGGACTTTAAATCAGAGAATGGATATCATTGTGAATGAATTGGGTCAGGATGGAAGGCTTTGCAGATTAGGTCAAGTGGGACTAAATCAATTGGTTAGTGTTGGGGAGATTCATACAAACCATGCACCAGGACCATCTCCTTCAATTCAGCAATTGTTGCAGAGAGAAGTTGATAATGCTAGGTTCTTTCTTGATGCgaaaaagaaagttaaaaGGGGATGGTTAAGGAAATTAGGAATTGGGATGTGCGTTGTTGATAAACATGAGGCTGCATTGAGCCCCATCAGTCTTAAATCTGCATCAGGAACAGGTATGCGAAGAGTCCGAGTTTATCCAAGTAAAAAAGGGACCAAAGAACTGTCTTCACTTTATGCTGGGCAAGATTTTCCTGCTCATGAAGGTACAATTTTGTCCATGAAGTTCAGTCTTGATGGGAAATACTTGGCAAGTGCTGGTGAAGATGGTGTTGTGCGCGTGTGGAAGGTGATCGAGGATGAGGGATTCAACAAATTTGATATTTCTGGCGATCCTTCTTCTTTATACTTCAAAACAAATCCGTTTTCTAAGTTAGACTCTCCAAATGTGGATAAAGATAAGGCGCAGAGATTGAGATCATCGGACTCAACATGTGTCATTTTTCCTCCAAAGATATTCCGTTTATTGGAGAAGCCTGTTCATGAGTTTCGGGGACACAGCAGGGAGGTCTTAGATCTCTCATGGTCAAAGAAAGGG TTTCTGCTCTCATCCTCTGTTGATAAGACAGTTCGTCTATGGCAAGTAGGATGTGACAGATGCCTGAGAGTTTTCTCTCACAATAATTATG TGACATGCGTTAATTTCAACCCTCTGGATGATAATTACTTCATCAGCGGTTCAATAGATGGAAAAGTTCGCATCTGGGAAGTTATTCGTTGTCTGGTTGTTGATTATATTGATGTTCGTGAGATAGTCACTGCTGTATCTTATCGTCCTGATGGAAAG GGAGGAATCGTCGGTTTTGTGACTGGAAACTGCTGTTTTTATAACATCATAG aTAATCATCTGGAGTTGGATGCTCCGATAAGCATACAGGGCAAGAAGAAGTCACCTGGAAAACGGATAACTGGCTTTCAG ttttctccaagcaaccCAAGCCAAGTTATGGTGACTTCTGCTGATTCAGTAGTCCGTGTAATTTATGGGTTTGATGTCGTCTGCAAATTTAGGG GTCTTCGAAATGGTGGAAACCATATGTTAGCATCTTTTACCTCAGACGGAACGCACATTGTCTCAGCAAGCGAGGATTCAAATGTTCGCATCTGGAACTATAATAGCCAGGACATGACCTCTTCACGACCGAGGAACATATGGTCTTGTGAGAGTTTTGTGTCCCACAAGTCAATGATTGCTATACCTTGGAATGGTGTGAACATCATTCCAGGAACACTTCCATCCCCTAGATTCACGGGGGACATGCCGGGAAGTTGCCTTGATAATCAGCTGAAGCATCTCAGTTTCGATGAGAAAGTAGAACAGAAAATGCACCTCTCTTCACCCGATTGCTTCTCTTTGGGTCGTGGGTTTTTGTTGGAGGCCTTGCCAAAGGGCACTGCAACTTGGCCTGAGGAGAAACTTGTAAATTCAAGTCCGGTGGCCGTCTCCCCAACAATGTGTAGATCCGACTACAAATTTTTGAGGAGTGCTTGTCAGAGCATGTCTGGTCCTAATTTGTGGGGCCTTGTGATCGTCACTGCCGGCTGGGACGGACGTATTAGAACCTACCACAATTACGGTACACCTATTCGTCGTTAA
- the LOC18775990 gene encoding transcription factor MYB6, whose protein sequence is MGRAPCCSKVGLHRGSWTAREDALLIQYIQSHGEGHWSSLPNKAGLLRCGKSCRLRWMNYLRPDIKRGNITPEEDDLIVRLHALLGNRWSLIAGRLPGRTDNEIKNYWNTHIAKRLRIQKTSTQEVAPKPKSKCVQAEEAKKSDDDHENIGATTKRTKLHLPKPTRVSPVKTPVGSFCDGEGDHEQEVGFYDAEVPNYFHASWSDDMKKEDDDCFGEGLVCGENVEDCYDFVQVFDPARSQNSEEAAAAAERVAMTWKICEEYEQDLKADQDHGQLESFVDSLLI, encoded by the exons ATGGGCAGAGCACCCTGTTGTTCAAAGGTGGGTCTGCATAGAGGTTCATGGACTGCCAGAGAAGACGCATTGCTCATTCAGTACATCCAGTCCCATGGTGAAGGCCATTGGAGTTCTTTGCCTAATAAAGctg GGCTTCTTCGTTGTGGGAAGAGCTGCAGGCTAAGGTGGATGAACTATCTGCGGCCTGATATAAAGCGAGGCAACATAACTCCCGAGGAAGATGACCTAATTGTGAGGCTTCATGCCCTTCTCGGCAACCGCTGGTCTCTCATTGCTGGAAGGCTTCCTGGTCGGACTGACAATGAGATCAAGAATTACTGGAACACCCACATCGCCAAAAGACTCAGAATCCAAAAAACCAGCACTCAAGAAGTTgcaccaaaaccaaaatcaaaatgtgTCCAAGCTGAGGAGGCCAAGAAAAGTGATGATGACCATGAAAATATTGgtgcaacaacaaaaaggacCAAACTTCATCTCCCAAAGCCTACCAGGGTGTCTCCAGTTAAAACCCCAGTTGGGTCTTTTTGTGATGGAGAGGGAGATCATGAACAAGAAGTTGGGTTTTATGATGCAGAAGttcctaattattttcatgcGTCTTGGTCTGATGATATGAAGAAGGAAGACGATGATTGTTTTGGGGAGGGCTTGGTTTGTGGTGAGAATGTTGAAGATTGTTATGACTTTGTTCAAGTGTTTGACCCTGCCAGGAGTCAGAATTCTGAAGAAGCTGCTGCAGCTGCAGAAAGAGTTGCTATGACATGGAAAATCTGTGAGGAATATGAGCAGGATCTCAAGGCAGATCAAGATCATGGTCAATTGGAGTCTTTTGTTGATTCCTTGCTGATTTGA